Proteins found in one Mixophyes fleayi isolate aMixFle1 chromosome 8, aMixFle1.hap1, whole genome shotgun sequence genomic segment:
- the HECTD3 gene encoding E3 ubiquitin-protein ligase HECTD3 isoform X2, whose protein sequence is MPTPEMQDPSNPRRLLGQIRCVLESIDCLRRAQPLPEALCYVPGEVQYKICKDLSSSSSPRSLLTVWEAPGYSKQNLKKLSRATVEVRKGSCIRATGEEYGNANGLWVKLSKMDEYRSSCDLAEGWVLLCRQEEGGDKLVPVESPDKTTRQQQLFGVDYKPVSRWEEVVDATYSMRLGRKPRSTVPDAEAVQKLRFVPPAWTYECDEDLVHFLYEHLGKEDESLGNMKQFVESINVSSATEENNLSCLTDGYHDTYWESDGSHGQHWIQLHMKEGTIVKKLLLTVDSTDENYMPKRVMVYGGERDNLKKLNDVLIEDNLIGDVCVLEDMTSPHPLIEIRITECFDEGIDVRIRGIKIKSSRERDLGLTAEMFHPPNLVRYPRLEAIDPDVLYRRAMVIQRFVKLLDSTLHHLVPAWDHSVGTFNQLKYIKQFLLLSKRRSPLITQCLKDSETIKPNFMPRLYINRRLAVEHRDNPTLDPTYKKTVFSQVYEGLKPTDKAEKPLDYRWPVRYDQWWECKFIAEGIIDQGGGFRESLADMSEELCPSSADTPVPLPFFVRTSNQGNGTGEARDMYVPNPSCRDLAKYEWIGQLMGAALRGKEFLVLALPGLVWKQLTGEEISWSKDFLAVDSLLVKLLEMMELMDKDTFQFKFGEELTYTTVLSDQRMVELVPGGSAISVRYEERLEFIRMVQKARLEESKEQVEAIQAGLLKVIPQAVLDLLTWQELEKRVSGDPEISVAALKKLTRFEDLEATDVRVQYFWEALNNFTNEDRSRFLRFVTGRSRLPAPICIYPDKSGSDTTDSLPESSTCSSTLYLPNYPSAKICEEKLRYAAYNCVAIDTDMSPWEE, encoded by the exons ATGCCGACCCCCGAAATGCAAGACCCCAGTAACCCGCGCCGGCTCCTGGGCCAGATCCGCTGCGTTCTGGAGTCTATTGACTGCTTGCGCCGCGCTCAGCCGCTCCCTGAAGCGCTGTGTTATGTTCCCGGAGAAGTGCAGTACAAGATCTGCAAGGACCTCAGCTCCTCGTCCTCCCCCCGCTCCCTCCTGACCGTGTGGGAGGCCCCAGGGTACTCGAAACAGAACCTTAAAAAGCTTTCCCGCGCCACTGTCGAAGTCCGAAAAGGAAGCTGTATCAGGGCGACGGGGGAGGAGTACGGAAACGCCAACGGCCTCTGGGTGAAGCTGAGTAAG ATGGATGAATACAGAAGCAGCTGTGACCTGGCGGAGGGATGGGTACTACTCTGCAGACAAGAAGAGGGGGGTGACAAGCTGGTTCCTGTGGAGTCCCCCGATAAGACCACCAGACAACAGCAGTTATTTGGGGTTGATTACAAGCCAGTCAGCAG gtgggaggaggttGTGGACGCCACGTACTCCATGCGTTTGGGCAGGAAACCCAGAAGTACCGTTCCGGACGCGGAGGCTGTACAGAAACTACG GTTTGTCCCTCCCGCCTGGACCTACGAGTGCGACGAAGATTTGGTTCACTTCCTGTATGAACACCTGGGGAAAGAGGACGAGAGTTTGGGGAACATGAAGCAGTTTGTGGAGAGTATTAATGTGTCCTCGGCCACG GAAGAAAATAACCTCTCCTGTCTGACTGACGGCTACCATGACACTTACTGGGAGAGCGACGGGTCCCACGGACAGCACTGGATCCAGCTGCACATGAAGGAAGGCACCATCGTCAA GAAGCTGCTATTGACAGTGGACTCTACAGACGAGAACTACATGCCCAAGAGGGTCATGGTGTACGGGGGCGAAAGAGACAACCTGAAGAAACTTAACGATGTCCTCATAGAGGA TAATCTGATCGGAGACGTTTGTGTCCTGGAAGATATGACCTCTCCCCATCCGCTCATCGAGATCCGGATCACAGAGTGTTTTG ATGAAGGAATCGATGTCAGAATACGGGGGATAAAGATTAAATCCTCCAGGGAGAGAGATTTGGGGCTCACAGCAGAAATGTTTCATCCCCCCAACCTGGTTCGATATCCGCGTCTAGAAGCTATCGATCCAGACGTCCTTTACCGGAGAGCTATGGTGATCCAGAG ATTTGTCAAGCTGCTAGATAGCACCCTCCATCACCTGGTTCCAGCCTGGGACCACAGCGTTGGTACGTTCAACCAACTTAAG TACATTAAACAGTTCCTGCTGTTGTCCAAACGTCGCTCTCCACTCATCACTCAGTGTCTGAAGGACTCGGAGACCATTAAACCCAACTTCATGCCCCGTCTGTACATTAACCGGCGTCTGGCTGTGGAGCATCGGGACAACCCGACTCTAGACCCTACCTACAAGAAGACCGTCTTCAGCCAG GTGTACGAAGGTCTGAAACCCACCGATAAAGCAGAGAAGCCCCTGGACTACAG GTGGCCGGTACGATACGACCAGTGGTGGGAGTGTAAATTCATCGCTGAGGGAATCATTGATCAAG GCGGAGGTTTCCGAGAGAGTCTGGCCGATATGTCGGAGGAGCTGTGCCCAAGTTCGGCTGACACTCCCGTGCCGCTACCATTCTTTGTGCGCACATCCAACCAG GGAAACGGCACCGGAGAAGCGCGAGATATGTACGTCCCAAACCCGTCCTGCAGGGACCTGGCCAAGTACGAGTGGATCGGGCAGCTGATGGGCGCAGCGCTGAGGGGGAAGGAGTTCCTG GTCCTGGCGTTACCCGGCCTGGTGTGGAAACAGCTGACCGGAGAGGAAATCAGTTGGAGTAAAGATTTCCTGGCTGTAGATTCTCTGCTA GTGAAGCTGTTGGAGATGATGGAGCTGATGGATAAGGACACGTTTCAGTTTAAGTTTGGCGAAGAGCTGACGTACACGACGGTGCTGAGCGACCAGCGGATGGTGGAGCTGGTGCCGGGCGGCAGCGCGATCTCTGTGCGCTACGAGGAGCGGCTGGAATTCATCCGCATGGTGCAGAAAGCGCGTCTGGAGGAGAGCAAGGAGCAG GTGGAAGCGATCCAGGCTGGGCTGCTGAAGGTTATCCCTCAGGCCGTGCTGGATCTTCTCACCTGGCAGGAGCTGGAGAAGAGGGTGTCTGGGGACCCCGAGATCTCTGTGGCAGCCCTGAAAAAACTCA CCAGGTTCGAGGATTTGGAAGCAACGGACGTCCGAGTTCAATATTTCTGGGAGGCCCTGAACAACTTCACAAATG AGGATCGCAGCCGCTTCCTGAGATTTGTCACAGGGCGCAGTCGTCTCCCAGCGCCGATCTGCATCTATCCAGATAAATCGGG CTCCGACACCACAGATTCCCTCCCGGAGTCATCAACCTGCTCTAGCACCTTGTACCTGCCAAACTACCCCAG CGCCAAGATCTGCGAGGAGAAGCTGCGCTACGCTGCGTACAACTGCGTGGCCATAGACACAGACATGAGTCCCTGGGAGGAATGA
- the HECTD3 gene encoding E3 ubiquitin-protein ligase HECTD3 isoform X1, giving the protein MPTPEMQDPSNPRRLLGQIRCVLESIDCLRRAQPLPEALCYVPGEVQYKICKDLSSSSSPRSLLTVWEAPGYSKQNLKKLSRATVEVRKGSCIRATGEEYGNANGLWVKLSKEQMDEYRSSCDLAEGWVLLCRQEEGGDKLVPVESPDKTTRQQQLFGVDYKPVSRWEEVVDATYSMRLGRKPRSTVPDAEAVQKLRFVPPAWTYECDEDLVHFLYEHLGKEDESLGNMKQFVESINVSSATEENNLSCLTDGYHDTYWESDGSHGQHWIQLHMKEGTIVKKLLLTVDSTDENYMPKRVMVYGGERDNLKKLNDVLIEDNLIGDVCVLEDMTSPHPLIEIRITECFDEGIDVRIRGIKIKSSRERDLGLTAEMFHPPNLVRYPRLEAIDPDVLYRRAMVIQRFVKLLDSTLHHLVPAWDHSVGTFNQLKYIKQFLLLSKRRSPLITQCLKDSETIKPNFMPRLYINRRLAVEHRDNPTLDPTYKKTVFSQVYEGLKPTDKAEKPLDYRWPVRYDQWWECKFIAEGIIDQGGGFRESLADMSEELCPSSADTPVPLPFFVRTSNQGNGTGEARDMYVPNPSCRDLAKYEWIGQLMGAALRGKEFLVLALPGLVWKQLTGEEISWSKDFLAVDSLLVKLLEMMELMDKDTFQFKFGEELTYTTVLSDQRMVELVPGGSAISVRYEERLEFIRMVQKARLEESKEQVEAIQAGLLKVIPQAVLDLLTWQELEKRVSGDPEISVAALKKLTRFEDLEATDVRVQYFWEALNNFTNEDRSRFLRFVTGRSRLPAPICIYPDKSGSDTTDSLPESSTCSSTLYLPNYPSAKICEEKLRYAAYNCVAIDTDMSPWEE; this is encoded by the exons ATGCCGACCCCCGAAATGCAAGACCCCAGTAACCCGCGCCGGCTCCTGGGCCAGATCCGCTGCGTTCTGGAGTCTATTGACTGCTTGCGCCGCGCTCAGCCGCTCCCTGAAGCGCTGTGTTATGTTCCCGGAGAAGTGCAGTACAAGATCTGCAAGGACCTCAGCTCCTCGTCCTCCCCCCGCTCCCTCCTGACCGTGTGGGAGGCCCCAGGGTACTCGAAACAGAACCTTAAAAAGCTTTCCCGCGCCACTGTCGAAGTCCGAAAAGGAAGCTGTATCAGGGCGACGGGGGAGGAGTACGGAAACGCCAACGGCCTCTGGGTGAAGCTGAGTAAG GAGCAGATGGATGAATACAGAAGCAGCTGTGACCTGGCGGAGGGATGGGTACTACTCTGCAGACAAGAAGAGGGGGGTGACAAGCTGGTTCCTGTGGAGTCCCCCGATAAGACCACCAGACAACAGCAGTTATTTGGGGTTGATTACAAGCCAGTCAGCAG gtgggaggaggttGTGGACGCCACGTACTCCATGCGTTTGGGCAGGAAACCCAGAAGTACCGTTCCGGACGCGGAGGCTGTACAGAAACTACG GTTTGTCCCTCCCGCCTGGACCTACGAGTGCGACGAAGATTTGGTTCACTTCCTGTATGAACACCTGGGGAAAGAGGACGAGAGTTTGGGGAACATGAAGCAGTTTGTGGAGAGTATTAATGTGTCCTCGGCCACG GAAGAAAATAACCTCTCCTGTCTGACTGACGGCTACCATGACACTTACTGGGAGAGCGACGGGTCCCACGGACAGCACTGGATCCAGCTGCACATGAAGGAAGGCACCATCGTCAA GAAGCTGCTATTGACAGTGGACTCTACAGACGAGAACTACATGCCCAAGAGGGTCATGGTGTACGGGGGCGAAAGAGACAACCTGAAGAAACTTAACGATGTCCTCATAGAGGA TAATCTGATCGGAGACGTTTGTGTCCTGGAAGATATGACCTCTCCCCATCCGCTCATCGAGATCCGGATCACAGAGTGTTTTG ATGAAGGAATCGATGTCAGAATACGGGGGATAAAGATTAAATCCTCCAGGGAGAGAGATTTGGGGCTCACAGCAGAAATGTTTCATCCCCCCAACCTGGTTCGATATCCGCGTCTAGAAGCTATCGATCCAGACGTCCTTTACCGGAGAGCTATGGTGATCCAGAG ATTTGTCAAGCTGCTAGATAGCACCCTCCATCACCTGGTTCCAGCCTGGGACCACAGCGTTGGTACGTTCAACCAACTTAAG TACATTAAACAGTTCCTGCTGTTGTCCAAACGTCGCTCTCCACTCATCACTCAGTGTCTGAAGGACTCGGAGACCATTAAACCCAACTTCATGCCCCGTCTGTACATTAACCGGCGTCTGGCTGTGGAGCATCGGGACAACCCGACTCTAGACCCTACCTACAAGAAGACCGTCTTCAGCCAG GTGTACGAAGGTCTGAAACCCACCGATAAAGCAGAGAAGCCCCTGGACTACAG GTGGCCGGTACGATACGACCAGTGGTGGGAGTGTAAATTCATCGCTGAGGGAATCATTGATCAAG GCGGAGGTTTCCGAGAGAGTCTGGCCGATATGTCGGAGGAGCTGTGCCCAAGTTCGGCTGACACTCCCGTGCCGCTACCATTCTTTGTGCGCACATCCAACCAG GGAAACGGCACCGGAGAAGCGCGAGATATGTACGTCCCAAACCCGTCCTGCAGGGACCTGGCCAAGTACGAGTGGATCGGGCAGCTGATGGGCGCAGCGCTGAGGGGGAAGGAGTTCCTG GTCCTGGCGTTACCCGGCCTGGTGTGGAAACAGCTGACCGGAGAGGAAATCAGTTGGAGTAAAGATTTCCTGGCTGTAGATTCTCTGCTA GTGAAGCTGTTGGAGATGATGGAGCTGATGGATAAGGACACGTTTCAGTTTAAGTTTGGCGAAGAGCTGACGTACACGACGGTGCTGAGCGACCAGCGGATGGTGGAGCTGGTGCCGGGCGGCAGCGCGATCTCTGTGCGCTACGAGGAGCGGCTGGAATTCATCCGCATGGTGCAGAAAGCGCGTCTGGAGGAGAGCAAGGAGCAG GTGGAAGCGATCCAGGCTGGGCTGCTGAAGGTTATCCCTCAGGCCGTGCTGGATCTTCTCACCTGGCAGGAGCTGGAGAAGAGGGTGTCTGGGGACCCCGAGATCTCTGTGGCAGCCCTGAAAAAACTCA CCAGGTTCGAGGATTTGGAAGCAACGGACGTCCGAGTTCAATATTTCTGGGAGGCCCTGAACAACTTCACAAATG AGGATCGCAGCCGCTTCCTGAGATTTGTCACAGGGCGCAGTCGTCTCCCAGCGCCGATCTGCATCTATCCAGATAAATCGGG CTCCGACACCACAGATTCCCTCCCGGAGTCATCAACCTGCTCTAGCACCTTGTACCTGCCAAACTACCCCAG CGCCAAGATCTGCGAGGAGAAGCTGCGCTACGCTGCGTACAACTGCGTGGCCATAGACACAGACATGAGTCCCTGGGAGGAATGA
- the UROD gene encoding uroporphyrinogen decarboxylase isoform X3: protein MEQSLPEGFPALQNDTFLRAARGEECRHVPVWCMRQAGRYLPEFRETRAGQDFFASCRSPEICCELTLQPLRRFPLDAAIIFSDILVIPQALGMEIVMEPGRGPVFPNPLQSPEDLQKLKPAVDVSQDLGYVFQAITLTRHKIAGKVPLIGFTGAPWTLMTYMIEGGGSATMSKAKRWLYQHPAASHQLLQQLTDVIVDYLVGQVAAGAQALQVFESHAGCLGPQQFADFSLPYLRDISRRVKEKLKTEGREEVPMIVFAKDAHYALEDLSHSGYEVVGLDWTIRPQEAREKTGRRVTLQGNMDPCALYSSKENIEQVVKNMLDAFGRKAYIANLGHGLYPDMDPEHVGAFIAAVHKYS from the exons ATGGAGCAGTCACT CCCTGAGGGTTTCCCGGCTCTGCAGAATGACACGTTCCTGCGCGCTGCTCGCGGGGAGGAGTGCCGCCATGTTCCCGTGTGGTGTATGAGACAGGCGGGCAGATATCTGCCAG AGTTTCGGGAGACCCGCGCTGGCCAGGATTTCTTTGCTTCGTGTCGCAGTCCTGAAATATGCTGTGAGCTCACCTTGCAG CCGCTGCGGAGGTTTCCTTTGGATGCTGCCATCATCTTTTCTGACATCCTCGTTATACCGCAG GCGTTGGGAATGGAGATCGTTATGGAGCCAGGAAGAGGACCTGTGTTCCCCAATCCTCTCCAGAGTCCGGAGGATCTACAGAAGCTGAAACCTGCAGTGGACGTTTCCCAGGATCTGGGCTATGTGTTCCAGGCCATCACCCTGACTCGTCATAAAATAGCCGGCAAAGTTCCCCTAATCGGATTCACGGGCGCTCCG TGGACCTTGATGACCTATATGATAGAAGGTGGAGGTTCTGCAACAATGTCCAAGGCAAAGCGCTGGCTCTATCAGCACCCAGCTGCCAGCCACCAGCTACTGCAGCAGCTGACGGATGTCATCGTGGACTATCTGGTGGGACAGGTGGCAGCCGGAGCCCAG GCTCTGCAGGTGTTTGAGTCTCACGCCGGATGCCTCGGCCCCCAGCAGTTTGCAGACTTCTCTCTGCCGTATCTCCGGGACATCTCGCGCAGAGTGAAAGAGAAGCTAAAGACTGAAGGACGGGAAGAAGTGCCGATG ATCGTCTTTGCGAAGGACGCTCACTACGCACTGGAGGATCTCTCCCATTCCGGGTACGAGGTCGTTGGGTTGGACTGGACAATTCGACCGCAGGAAGCCAG GGAGAAAACGGGGCGGAGGGTGACCCTGCAGGGTAACATGGATCCGTGCGCTCTGTACTCCAGTAAG GAGAACATTGAGCAAGTGGTGAAGAATATGCTGGACGCCTTCGGCCGTAAGGCGTATATCGCTAACCTGGGCCACGGCTTGTATCCAGACATGGACCCGGAGCACGTGGGAGCCTTCATCGCTGCTGTACACAAATATTCATAG
- the UROD gene encoding uroporphyrinogen decarboxylase isoform X2 translates to MEQPLPEGFPALQNDTFLRAARGEECRHVPVWCMRQAGRYLPEFRETRAGQDFFASCRSPEICCELTLQPLRRFPLDAAIIFSDILVIPQALGMEIVMEPGRGPVFPNPLQSPEDLQKLKPAVDVSQDLGYVFQAITLTRHKIAGKVPLIGFTGAPWTLMTYMIEGGGSATMSKAKRWLYQHPAASHQLLQQLTDVIVDYLVGQVAAGAQALQVFESHAGCLGPQQFADFSLPYLRDISRRVKEKLKTEGREEVPMIVFAKDAHYALEDLSHSGYEVVGLDWTIRPQEAREKTGRRVTLQGNMDPCALYSSKENIEQVVKNMLDAFGRKAYIANLGHGLYPDMDPEHVGAFIAAVHKYS, encoded by the exons ATGGAGCAGCCACT CCCTGAGGGTTTCCCGGCTCTGCAGAATGACACGTTCCTGCGCGCTGCTCGCGGGGAGGAGTGCCGCCATGTTCCCGTGTGGTGTATGAGACAGGCGGGCAGATATCTGCCAG AGTTTCGGGAGACCCGCGCTGGCCAGGATTTCTTTGCTTCGTGTCGCAGTCCTGAAATATGCTGTGAGCTCACCTTGCAG CCGCTGCGGAGGTTTCCTTTGGATGCTGCCATCATCTTTTCTGACATCCTCGTTATACCGCAG GCGTTGGGAATGGAGATCGTTATGGAGCCAGGAAGAGGACCTGTGTTCCCCAATCCTCTCCAGAGTCCGGAGGATCTACAGAAGCTGAAACCTGCAGTGGACGTTTCCCAGGATCTGGGCTATGTGTTCCAGGCCATCACCCTGACTCGTCATAAAATAGCCGGCAAAGTTCCCCTAATCGGATTCACGGGCGCTCCG TGGACCTTGATGACCTATATGATAGAAGGTGGAGGTTCTGCAACAATGTCCAAGGCAAAGCGCTGGCTCTATCAGCACCCAGCTGCCAGCCACCAGCTACTGCAGCAGCTGACGGATGTCATCGTGGACTATCTGGTGGGACAGGTGGCAGCCGGAGCCCAG GCTCTGCAGGTGTTTGAGTCTCACGCCGGATGCCTCGGCCCCCAGCAGTTTGCAGACTTCTCTCTGCCGTATCTCCGGGACATCTCGCGCAGAGTGAAAGAGAAGCTAAAGACTGAAGGACGGGAAGAAGTGCCGATG ATCGTCTTTGCGAAGGACGCTCACTACGCACTGGAGGATCTCTCCCATTCCGGGTACGAGGTCGTTGGGTTGGACTGGACAATTCGACCGCAGGAAGCCAG GGAGAAAACGGGGCGGAGGGTGACCCTGCAGGGTAACATGGATCCGTGCGCTCTGTACTCCAGTAAG GAGAACATTGAGCAAGTGGTGAAGAATATGCTGGACGCCTTCGGCCGTAAGGCGTATATCGCTAACCTGGGCCACGGCTTGTATCCAGACATGGACCCGGAGCACGTGGGAGCCTTCATCGCTGCTGTACACAAATATTCATAG
- the UROD gene encoding uroporphyrinogen decarboxylase isoform X1 yields the protein MVQGLVTDTLLTHSSMEQSLPEGFPALQNDTFLRAARGEECRHVPVWCMRQAGRYLPEFRETRAGQDFFASCRSPEICCELTLQPLRRFPLDAAIIFSDILVIPQALGMEIVMEPGRGPVFPNPLQSPEDLQKLKPAVDVSQDLGYVFQAITLTRHKIAGKVPLIGFTGAPWTLMTYMIEGGGSATMSKAKRWLYQHPAASHQLLQQLTDVIVDYLVGQVAAGAQALQVFESHAGCLGPQQFADFSLPYLRDISRRVKEKLKTEGREEVPMIVFAKDAHYALEDLSHSGYEVVGLDWTIRPQEAREKTGRRVTLQGNMDPCALYSSKENIEQVVKNMLDAFGRKAYIANLGHGLYPDMDPEHVGAFIAAVHKYS from the exons ATGGTGCAGGGACTGGTTActgacactttactgacacacagcAGCATGGAGCAGTCACT CCCTGAGGGTTTCCCGGCTCTGCAGAATGACACGTTCCTGCGCGCTGCTCGCGGGGAGGAGTGCCGCCATGTTCCCGTGTGGTGTATGAGACAGGCGGGCAGATATCTGCCAG AGTTTCGGGAGACCCGCGCTGGCCAGGATTTCTTTGCTTCGTGTCGCAGTCCTGAAATATGCTGTGAGCTCACCTTGCAG CCGCTGCGGAGGTTTCCTTTGGATGCTGCCATCATCTTTTCTGACATCCTCGTTATACCGCAG GCGTTGGGAATGGAGATCGTTATGGAGCCAGGAAGAGGACCTGTGTTCCCCAATCCTCTCCAGAGTCCGGAGGATCTACAGAAGCTGAAACCTGCAGTGGACGTTTCCCAGGATCTGGGCTATGTGTTCCAGGCCATCACCCTGACTCGTCATAAAATAGCCGGCAAAGTTCCCCTAATCGGATTCACGGGCGCTCCG TGGACCTTGATGACCTATATGATAGAAGGTGGAGGTTCTGCAACAATGTCCAAGGCAAAGCGCTGGCTCTATCAGCACCCAGCTGCCAGCCACCAGCTACTGCAGCAGCTGACGGATGTCATCGTGGACTATCTGGTGGGACAGGTGGCAGCCGGAGCCCAG GCTCTGCAGGTGTTTGAGTCTCACGCCGGATGCCTCGGCCCCCAGCAGTTTGCAGACTTCTCTCTGCCGTATCTCCGGGACATCTCGCGCAGAGTGAAAGAGAAGCTAAAGACTGAAGGACGGGAAGAAGTGCCGATG ATCGTCTTTGCGAAGGACGCTCACTACGCACTGGAGGATCTCTCCCATTCCGGGTACGAGGTCGTTGGGTTGGACTGGACAATTCGACCGCAGGAAGCCAG GGAGAAAACGGGGCGGAGGGTGACCCTGCAGGGTAACATGGATCCGTGCGCTCTGTACTCCAGTAAG GAGAACATTGAGCAAGTGGTGAAGAATATGCTGGACGCCTTCGGCCGTAAGGCGTATATCGCTAACCTGGGCCACGGCTTGTATCCAGACATGGACCCGGAGCACGTGGGAGCCTTCATCGCTGCTGTACACAAATATTCATAG